CCGACTGGTGTGAGGGAAGGACGACGATGACCGACGCGACCGGACCGACCACGCCCACTGCGGAGATCCCCGGGTTCCACCTCTACGACACGACCCTGCGCGACGGCTCCCAGCAGGAGGGGCTGACCCTGTCGGTCACCGACAAGCTCGCCGTCGCCCGTCACCTCGACGAGCTGGGCGTGACCTACATCGAGGGCGGGTGGCCCGGCGCCGTCCCGCGGGACACCGAGTTCTTCCAGCGCGCCCGCACCGAGCTGCAGCTGACGCACGCGCGCCTGGCCGCCTTCGGCGCGACCCGCAAGGCCGGAGCCGCCGTCGAGGAGGATCCTCAGGTCGCCGCGCTCGTGGAGGCCGGGACGCCGACCATCACCCTGGTCGCCAAGTCCGATCTGCGCCACGTCACCGGGGCGCTGCGCACCACGGCCGAGGAGAACCTCGCCATGGTGACCGACACGGTCTCCTATCTCGTGGGCCTTGGCCGCGAGGTGATCCTCGACGCCGAGCACTTCTTCGACGGCTTCCTGCACGATCCGGACTACACCACCTCCGTGCTCGTCGCCGCCCACGAAGCCGGCGCCGCCGTGCTGGTGCTCTGCGACACCAACGGCGGGATGCTCCCGCACCAGGTCACCGAGATCATCGAGAACCTCTCCGCTCGGCTCGAGACCGCCGGGGCAGGGGACGCCCGGCTCGGCGCCCACACCCACAACGACACCGGCTGCGCGGTCGCCAACGCGATCTCCGCCGTCCGCGCCGGGATCACCCACGTCCAGGGCTGCGTGAACGGCTACGGGGAGCGCACCGGCAACGCCGACCTCGTGACCCTCATGGGGGATCTCCAGCTGAAGATGGGCATGGACCTCGTGCCCGCCGAGACGCTCGCAGAGACCACCCGCATCTCCCACGCGATCGGCGAGATCGTGAACATGCCGGTCACCACCCGCGCCCCCTACGTCGGCGCGAGCGCCTTCGCCCACAAGGCCGGGCTGCACGCGAGCGCGATCCGTGTGGATCCGGACCTGTACCAGCACACCGATCCGCGCGAGGTCGGCAACGACATGCGCATGATCATCTCCGACATGGCCGGCCGCGCCTCCATCGAGCTCAAGGGCCGCGAGCTCGGCTTCGACCTCGCGGGCGAGCCCGAGCTGCTCTCGCGCCTCGCCGCGACGGTCAAGCAGCGTGAGGCGGAGGGCTACTCCTACGAGGCGGCCGACGCCTCCTTCGAGCTGCTGCTGCTGGACGAGCTCGGCCAGGTCCCCAGCTACTCGACCGTCGAGTCGTGGCGCGCCACCTCGCAGCTCGGCCGCGACGGCACGCTGGAGACCGAGGCGACCGTGAAGCTGCGCAGCGACGCCGAGGGCGAGC
This genomic interval from Brachybacterium aquaticum contains the following:
- the cimA gene encoding citramalate synthase, whose amino-acid sequence is MTDATGPTTPTAEIPGFHLYDTTLRDGSQQEGLTLSVTDKLAVARHLDELGVTYIEGGWPGAVPRDTEFFQRARTELQLTHARLAAFGATRKAGAAVEEDPQVAALVEAGTPTITLVAKSDLRHVTGALRTTAEENLAMVTDTVSYLVGLGREVILDAEHFFDGFLHDPDYTTSVLVAAHEAGAAVLVLCDTNGGMLPHQVTEIIENLSARLETAGAGDARLGAHTHNDTGCAVANAISAVRAGITHVQGCVNGYGERTGNADLVTLMGDLQLKMGMDLVPAETLAETTRISHAIGEIVNMPVTTRAPYVGASAFAHKAGLHASAIRVDPDLYQHTDPREVGNDMRMIISDMAGRASIELKGRELGFDLAGEPELLSRLAATVKQREAEGYSYEAADASFELLLLDELGQVPSYSTVESWRATSQLGRDGTLETEATVKLRSDAEGEHERKVAIAEGNGPVNALDLALREALRERHPEVDEFELRDFKVRILDAHHGTDATVRVLVRTSGRGLEFQTVGVGPNVIEASWEAIYDAYTYGLYKSGV